Part of the Armatimonadota bacterium genome is shown below.
GATGTACCGGAACGACCCGTCAGCCAGTAGCAGGCCTTCGTCCAGGGGGACTGGCCGGTCTGTTCGCCGCAACAAGCGGGAGTCCAACCAGCGTTCTAGTCCGTTCGTGTCCCCGATCACCGCGGAGAGAGCGATCAGCTGGGGCTCGACGCCGCTCCGCCGCCGCATTCGAAGCAAAGTGAGTACGAACTCCAGGTTCACGCCGCGCGAGGAGTCTGCGATCATCTGCACCTCGTCGACAACGATGCACCCTACTTGGTCCAGGAGGTGGGGATATGCCAGAGCCAGGTTCCCGAACTTCTCGTAAGTGAGGAGACAAATGTCGTACTGCCCGCGCAGCAATGCCGGGTCCATGATTTCGCCGGTGGCCCGGACGGTCCGAATACCCAGGTCGCCGTAGGTACGGACGAACTGCTGGTGCTTGTCGTTCACCAGAGCCTTCAGGGGCAGAAGGAAGAGCGTGCGCTTCCGTTCCAAGGCTCCTTGAAGCGCAGCTAGCTCTCCAATCATAGTCTTGCCTGACGACGTTGGTGCTGACACGACAAGGTGCTGGCCGTCAAGGACCCCGTACTCGTTGATCGCGTCGACCTGAAGCTGGTTCAGGGAGGGAATTGCGCCCGACCACGCGCCCAGGAACGCTTCAGGAAAACCAAAGGCCGCAAGCGAACCGATGTCGGCGCTCGCATTCAATCGTCCGTGCTCAGGGAACGCCGCGGCATAGCGTTGGCCAGGGTGGAAGATCGGCCAAGTCAGCTCGCCGTCAAGCTGGCCTCTCATTGTCGGGTGCTGGGGCTTTCCGAGGGCAGCCGCCCCAGCGGTCACTCGCTGAACGACGAATTCCAGCAGGCGCAGCACGGCCACTTTGCCACCCTGACGCACTTCCTCCGCCCCCTGCAACGCCTCTAGCAGGTAGTACGTCAGAAGCCCGTGGCGAAGGCGGCCGTTTTCCCAAGCCTCCTCCGTCGCGGATGAGGCGGTCAGGATCAGCCGGCCTTCGCCCTTCATTTCCTCAAGGGCGCTCTCGACTGACTGGAGGTTACGCGATGCCGCATCGACCTTTAGGACCTTGGCGCCCATCCCGCCTGAGAAGCAGCAGTCAAGAATACAGACTAGGCGGCGCGCGGGAATGCTTGCGAACCAACGGGCCAAGAGCTCGAGCGGTAGCCCTGTCGAGGAGAGGTCGCTCGGATCCGTATCGTAAAGGACGACCTCGTGGGTCTCGCTGCCGTGGCCCGAGAAGGCGATTACGACGACGTCTTCCTCCTGGCACTGGCTGAGGCGGGAAAACTGGCTTTCCACGGCCTCAAGCGTGGCCGTTTCGTCGACCAGTAACGTGGTGTCGCCGCCGAGCGTGTCCGTAAACAGAGCGTGAAGCGCAGTGGCGTCTTGCCTGGCGCATGTGAGCCAGTTGATTCGGGGCGAATCGTAACGGTCGATGCCGATAAAGAGGCCGTGAAAAGACATTTGGGTACCTGCTAATCAGTTTCCAGCCGCGTTCCAAGCTCATCCTACACCGGTGTGCCGGAAAGGCATAGTGCATTCATTTGGTGCGCACACTTTTGGCACCATCCCGTCGATCGCTCCCCCGGGGTTCCTCTAGCAGGGAGACTATACTATCTTGTGTGAATCCCATGATGGGATTCACACAATCGAGTCGTGAGGATGAACCAATGTCAATGGCCACGGTCGAGCAAATGTACCGCGATATCGAGAAGGTAACGAAGAACCGCGGAGGGGACTTCGTTTCCGAGGCAGTTCTTTCAGTTTTCAACGCGAACCTTACTGAGGCGAAAAAGGCTCACGCCGAGAACGCCATCATTGGGGCTCTGCAGCCCGCTCGGGGACAAGTGCGAAACGCAGAGTTCCTGCTGCTTGTAGGGCAGCTCAAGGCTGCAATGGACGAGGAACAGCCCCCCATCTCCAGCGGGTTCGTCTGACACCCGAGGCCTGCGGGCCACGCTGGGGACGATACCAATTGAACGCCGTTCCAATCCACGGATCTCCCATTCGGCGATAGGCTGCCGCTCCGTTGCCGATTCGGTCGGTGAGGGTCGTGTCCGATGCCAATCAGAACCTGCTGGTAATCGGAATGGGCACGCCAGTTCCTTATTCGCCGCATGCCTCAGCGGGCAGAGCGTCGCCGGACCAGATCAAAGAGCTCTCGCCCCACGATCGCCTCGTGCCCTCCCGGCAGGAGCTTTCCCTGGTGTTGGATCGTCCCTACATAAAATGGGTTGCGAAGGATCTTCCAGAGGGCGGTCGGACTCATCTCCTTCCCCCGGGCCGAACGCATGCCCCGCGTCGTGAGCTCCTTCAGGATCGCCCGGATCGTCATTCCGCGGGCCGCCAGCCGGAAGGCCTCGCGCACCCACGCTGCGGCTTCTTCGACAACCTCGACGCGCGGTTCGCCCCCCTCCCACGCGAGGCGGTAGCCGAGTGGCGGCCGGTAGTTCGGAAGTCCCGCCTCCGCCCGCTCCGCCATCCCTATCCGGGTGCGGCGGGCGACCTCCTCGAAGTAGATGGCGGCGTACCCCCGACGGAGCTCCTCGTCGCTGACGGTCCCTTGGGGAATCGCTGGGTGGTTCATACAAATATGGTGACGAAGAAGCGGGCGCCGCGCCACGTGGGTTGCTGCTGCGCAACGGCGGCATGGCGGATGATCGCATTTCTACGCTCAAAGCACAAGGGCTCCGGCATAAGACAAGCATTGCTGGGGAAGCCATTTCGCGGCCCATCCACCTAATAACGTGGCAATAGACAGCGGGGAACTCACCAGCGTTTCACTAGCGGTAACCTAACATAGGGTTTGCAACTGGGATCTCAATCATCACCTTGGCTCTGCCACCTTCTTGCTCCATTTACCTGTTGTGACATGGAATACACACAAAAATATGGTTCCGGACTAGCATAGTGTTCGGAAAATACCTCAAACTGCACATGTTGGCCTGAGGCGGCGATTTCTTGACTGGTTGTAGTCGGTCACTGCGACGCAGTGCTTCACAGGTCCTTGCTTCCGAGGTGTCGAGTCGAATTGGAGGGACCACACCGCAGGGTGAGTTACCGCTCCGGATTACGCGCCGACTACTACGAGGTGATGGCTGAATATTCAGGAGCGAACACCGATCATGCGCTCACCCAGCGTGCCCTTTGATATTCGCGACAGGCGGGCGATGGTCTCGCTCGGCCCTCTATCATCGAAGCGATATTGTACCTACAGCTGTCCGTTTTGCTATGTCAGCTCTGGGTTTCCATCCTACGTTTCCATGCCCACTAAGGAAATTGTGAGATGGTTGCGCACAAAACGAACGGAGTTTGACATCATCTATCTCAGCGGTGATACGGACTCCTTGGCTCCTCCGAGGCAGTCTGAAGGACTCCGACTGCTCGAGGCGCTATCCGAGTTCGGTGTCGACCTCCTATTCACGACGCGCGCGATTATTTCACCAGAAGGCTTGAAACGCCTTGAGGCGCTCAGAGAGCAGCTGGCGGCTGGTGGCAAACTCCTGTTCGGTTGTGTTAGTGTGGCCCAGTGGACGGTGCCACACGTCGAACCGCGACCCATCCCACTTCCACAGCTCAGGCTCGATCAGTTGCGTCATTTCCGGGATATTGGATTGGTGTCTGTCCTGGCCATGCGACCGTTCCTTCCAAACGTACCACGCTCGGATTATAGTGCGATACTTGACAACTCCCACGCCTTCGTTGACGTTGTTCTCGGAGAGGTGTGGTACGTCGATGAGGACCTCAATATCCTAAGGAGAACGCTCGGTGAATCAGGGGACAGTGAGTTCGAGCTAGCCTCCCATTCGATGGACTTTGATGGTAACGACAAGAAGTGGCTGGTCTATCATGCCCGAGATACCGAGAGCCTGGTTGCCTCGGCCTGTCGGAGGTTCCGTCTTCCTTTCTTCATGAGAAGCGCTCCTGCGATCAACTGGGCGCGGTCTAGGCGGTCAAAGACCGCTGATGGTGCATATTCATCAGCAGAGTGGAAAGACGGTGCTGGAGGGTCGACTGGATGAGGATTTATATCTGCTACACACAGGAGGATCTCAAACAAGCCCAGTTGATTCATAACGACTTGGCTCAACTTGCGCAAAAGGTCTTCTTCGATAAGGAGTCTATACCGACTGGCGAGGACTGGGAGAGGTTGCTCATCAAGGAGCTCAAGTCAAGTGACGCGGTAGTCGTATTGTGGTCTGCGGCGGCTGCACGGTCGCCCTGGGTGATGCGCGAGCTAAGTTCCGCGATCACGCTGCAGAAGCGGATCGTAACTTGTATGCTTGATGACCAAGACCTGTCTCCGCTCATCCAGGACAAGCAGGCTCTCCGATGGGATTCATCTCAAACATCACTTGACAAGCTTCGCATATCTCTAGGGCTAAGCACTGTCGCGTCAAATGAACAGAAAGGTCCCCAGTCTCTGGCTGAGAGCCAATCGGCTTACCGTGAGAGAATAGTCCGGGACTTCGGAACCCTCAGACCGTTAGGTCGAGCCGATGACGCTCCAATTCAAGATCTGTATCTCCCTATGTATCTGAGGCCGATGGGAGAGCAGTTCGGTGTCGATGCACGGATCCCAGCTGGTGAGCTGCTGGCACATGGAGACACTCGGGCGGTGATACTTGGCAGACCGGGCACGGGAAAGTCTACCACCTTACGTTTTTTCGCGTACGACGCCGCAAAACGAGGCGACCTAATGCCGGTATACATCCGTATTGCGGAGCTCCTAAGCACAAGCGATTCCTTGATTGACTACGTCACCAGCCAGTTGAAGGGCCTGCTCGGGAGGCGCGCAGCCGAGTTCATCGCTGAGAGTGACCACTATTGCCGACACACAACCCTGTTACTCCTTGACGGTCTTGACGAGATATCTGAACCTGATCGCGACGGATTCCGCAAACGCCTAAGCAGCTTCCGCACTGCGCAACCCGACTGCCGGATCGTTATCACATCGCGCTACGCCGGATTCGAAGCGAGCGAGTTTGGCGGGTACGACCTCTACGAGTTGTTGGAGCTGTCACCATCCGACGTGGAGTTGTACGTCCATCATGTCGCTGATCCAGAAGTGTGCGAGCAGGCATTGAGAACGATTTTCAATGACTCGCGCCTTTCCAGTTTGGCAAGTACTCCCTTCCTCTTGGCAATGATGTGCGCTATACCCGATTTGCTGGGCAACCGCGCCATTCAGCGAGCTAGTCTCTTCCGTCGATGCACCAGGTATCTCCTAAAGGACTTCGATTGGCAGGATCCCCAGCTTGGTCGTCCAAGAACAACCCAGACCGAATGGAAGGTGCTTGAGAGGGCACTTCAAGCTATCGCAGTCCGCTTTTTCAAGCTTGATGTGAAGGAGGCATTCCGCGAGGAGGAGATTCTTTTCCTCTTGCGATCCGTGGTCGACTCCATGGATGGGATCAACCCTCGTGACGTTTTGGACAAGATAATCCGTTACACCGGCCTTCTGCAACGCCAGGGCGCATCCATTGAATTTGTCCACCGCTCCATATGGGAGTTTTATGTCGCTGAAGGTATGCGTGATGAGGTGATTGAGAACCTGGTGAACAGGGCGACGATTCCGATCTGGGAAGAACCGATTCGACTGTACGTTGGCTTGACGCCGGAGGCCGAGCTTCCTGACCTACTGCGCCGACTGTGGGAACAGAACAAGGGGCTCGCGCTTCGATCGATGATGGAGCTCACTGTCTTCCCCGAGACCATCTTATCTGAATTGGTGAACGGCTTGAAGAGAGATGACCGGGTGCGCCTCATTGCTGAGCTTGAGGACAGCCTCGCTGCCATTCCAAGTCCCTTGGACAAAGTGCGAACACTGCTGGATACCTCCGGAGCATTGCTGAAGGTTGAACGCGATTGCGAAGTAATATATGGCTGCGTTATCTTGCTTGAGCGCTTTGCCGAGCTTTACAATTCGGCCGAATGTAGGGACGCCGTCGCAGAAGTGCTCGGCCTGGTCGAAGCGCCACAGAGACTGACTGATTACCTATCAAGACCGGACTTGCGCCTCGAGTTCGTCCAGATTCCGGCGGGTGAGTTCCCAATGGGCTGCGACGATGAGGGACGCACGCCGGATGAGAAGCCCGAGCACCAGGTCCGAGTGTCGGCGTTCCAGATCAGTAAGTACCAGGTCACCAATAAGCTGTACTACGATGGCTTTCCGTACGCCACAAACCGACGCGACATTCGCTCAGATCAGGACGAACAACCCGTCATTTTCGTGACGTGGTTCGAAGCCTACGTCTTCGCCCGGTGGTTAGGTTGTGAGCTTCCGACCGAGGCGGAATGGGAGTATGCTTGTAGGGCATCAGGTCGGGACGACGAACAGCTATTCGACTACGACCGAATCCCTGAATACGCTTGGTATGCAGAGAACTCGCAGAGGTCGACTCAAGCAGTTGGACGGCTCCGGCCGAATAGCGTTGGCGTTTTTGATATGCTGGGCAATGTCCGCGAGTGGTGTTACGACTGGTTTGACGCGGATTTCTATCAGCGATGTGCAGAGCAAGGAATCGTCGAAGATCCGGTCGGCCCGCGCGACGGGACCAGAAAATCGCTGCGCGGGGGATGCTTCGACTGGAACGTAGCAAACCTGGTTCCAACATATCGGAACTACAATCCGCCAGACAACTCCTATTATGCCAATGGCTTCAGGATAGTAATCCGGAATCCACGCACAGGTGGGGTCGCGACTATGGATCAACGAAAGTAGACAAACATGTTGAATGAATTATCGGCGATGAATGTCAGAATCGGAATAATCGGAACGGGAGTGGGCTTGCGAACTCTGCTTCCTGGTTTTCGCACCGTGCGGGGATGCACGGTCGTGGCGCTAGTAGGGAGCTCGGCAAAGCGCGGAGAGGAGTTGGCGCGGGAGCACAATATACCAAGAGCATATGCCGATTATCACGATCTCGTCGATGCGGAAGACGTCGACCTTGTTTGCGTAGCGACTCCGAACCCTAGGCACTACGAAGAAGTGAAATACGCGTTAAGGCAAGGGAAGCACGTCATCGCTGAAAAGCCGCTAGCAATGACACTGGGGGAAACTGAGGATCTGCGCGACCTCGCCTCTTCAGTGGACAGTATTGCCATCGTCGATCACCAACTTCGATTCAACCCCTATCTGGCGGAAATTCGCAACGTAATCAGTGAAGGCAGGCTAGGAAGGGTCTACTACGTCCGCATCCACCAGCAATCGACAGGCTTTTCCGATCCCAAAGCCCGTTGGAATTGGAGTTTCGATGCTGCGATGGGCGGCGGAGTGCGATTGGCGATGGGTTCACATTTAGTCGACCTAGTGTCGTACTGGCTCGGCACATCGGATTTCAACACCGTCTCCGGAACCATGGATGTAGTGTTCCCATCGCGAGTCGACTTCGAAGGTGCCGAGCGGACTGTCGAGGCTAGCAGCTACTTTGGGGCCGTCCTGTCCGGAGTGAACGGTCTCACCGTTCACCTCGCGGCGACCGCAGCTGCGTTTTCGGGCGCCCGCTTCGATGTATCGATATATGGTACGGACGGTGAGATCCAGTTCGATTTGTCTGGCAAACTGCGCGGCTCATTCACCAGTAACCGCGGGAATCTCTCTATCATTCCAGTTCTCGGTGCGACGGAGGACGATCGCGATAACAAGGTTTCCATCTTTAAGGGATCGTTTGTCTATCTCGCTCCGCTGCTGATTAGGGCGATTGCTGAGAAGGATCGCACGTTACTCGCCAGCGCCGCGAGTTTTGACGATGCCGTACACACACAGCGAGTTCTCGACTGTATTCGAGCATCGGCCAGCGAAGGTCGAACTATGCAAACTGCAGACAGGTATTTCTGTAATGTCCACGAGCAATAGCCCTTCCCGAAAGTCAACGACATATCTCACATCGCGTCGACTTATTCTCTCTCTGGTCGTGATCTTGGGAGTTGGACTAGTCGTGGGATCGTATGTCCTTCGCAACAGTGCTTGGGTCTCCGGATGCTTGCTAAATTTGGGGGATGGCTTGATATGTTCAGCGGTTGTCTACCTGCTGTTCGAATTCCTGATCGGCGATAGGGATAAGGCGCGGGCACGAATGGAATCGTTGCGCCGAGACCTTTACGGGGAGGATCGCGCCCTTCGTGCGCGCGCGCTTTCGGAGATGAGCGAGTCCGGCCTGCTCAAGGGCATTGATCTCAGAGCAGTCCAGATGGAAGGAGCCGTCCTGGAAGGAGCGAGTTTAGTCGCAACGAACTTGGTTGCGGCTAACCTCTTTGGAGCGCGACTATCGCGCTCGGATTTGTCAGGAGCGAGACTATGCAGGGCTAATCTTCAAGGTTGCCTGATGATGAGCACAGTACTCAGTGGGGCAAACTTGGACGGGGCAGAACTGCAATCGACGTTTTTGAGCAAAGCGGACCTGCGCGGATGCAGTCTCCGAGGGGCCAACCTTACTGGGGCCGTTCTGACGGGAGCGTTAATCGATGACGCCGACTTTACGGGCGCTACTATGACGGGTGCCGATATATCAGGGTTGCTCGGTACTCCGTCGGCCATATCTCTCGAAGACCTTCAGCGAATGACCGTTTGCGAAATCTCTTTACCAGGGTAGCGGCGTGGTGATGGCTACATTCCCGCCATGTCCCAACTGAGCCGCTTGAGCCGAACCGACCATTCGAGGACGGTATCAATGAACAGTCCCCAAGTTTCTCTCGGCAGGTCCACCATTTTGGAATTAGGGTCCGCCAACTGGCGGGAAACCAGGTATGGGACTGTAAGATTGATGGTGCCAAACCCGGATTCCCGGTCGTAGGCGGGCGGGACGGCGAAAACCATGTGGCAGACCGTCCTTTTTTGTTGTCCAGAGCCCATTTCCCACGCCGCGAACGGGTCCTGCAGTAAGGTGCCAACCCGCGCGAATGCCGCGGTGTAGTCGGGCGGCCTCTCGCCGGCCTGGTGGCGCTCGCGCTCCAGCGCGGCCCGCTCTTTTCGCAGCCGCACTATTTCCTGCTCGTAGGCGCTCACGAGCTCGTCGTCGGTGATCTGACCGATCCGCCGCGCGAGCTTGCCCACCTGATCGTCCAGGTCGCCGAGCCGATCGGCCACGTTCCCGGCGCCGGCCTTCCACTCCGCTAGCCGCTCCGTCCAGATCTCCGTCGTCACCTCCTCCATCACGTGGATCTCCTCGTCCCTGACGGCCAGCCCCTCGAGGAGCGTGCCGAAGTCGGCGTGCAGCACCCGCTCCTTGATCCTGTGTCCGTACCGGGCGCAGTTCCCCTGGTTGTAGCAGTGATAGCAGGGATACTTGCCCTTGACCACGCTCGCGGTGAGGGGCCGTCCGCACCCGGCGCAGCGAACGAAGTTGCGCAGGACCAGCCGGTCATCGGAATCCGCTCGCGCCAATGGCTGCTCCGGCCTTCCGCTGAGACGGTCCTCGATCCGATAGGCGGTAGCCGCGTTGATCAGCGGCTCGTGCCTCCCCTTCCGACGGGCGATGGCCCAGGGTCTGTACTCGATATACCCGGCGTAAAACCAGCGGCTCTCCAACACGCGGCCGACCGCCATCTCGTACTTGCTCGCAAAGGCTCGCCCGACCGATGGGTAGTAGCCGTTCTCTTTGAAGAACACCATAATGTCGCGCTTTGAGAGGAAGCGGTAGGTGGCGAATCCCTCCAGCGCCGCCCGCACGAGCTCCGCCCGGGCTGGGTCCGGCACGAGGAGCTTCTTGTGATCGGGGTGCTTCACGTACAGGTAGCCGGGCGGAGCCGGGAAGACCCAGAAGCCGCCTTCGAGCCGGGCCCGCTGGCGATTGATCACCTGCTCGCGGTTGCCGGTGCGGCCGTACTGGGCGACAGCGGCGAAGATCGTCTCCACCATTTCGCCCATCGCATTCTCCTCGAACTTGAAGGACGGGCTTTCCAGGCGCCCGCCGCATGCCTTAATGGCCGCGCGCAGCTGGATGTGCGTGCTGACGTCGCGGGCGATGCGGGAGATGTCGTCGACCACGACGACCACCTCGCCGGCACCCCGGTGCGACCGAAGATACGCCAAGAGCTCCTGGATGCCCGGACGGTCGAGAAGCGCCCCGGAGACGCCCTCGTCGCGAAAGACGTCGTCGACGCGGTAACCCCTTGCCTGGGAATAGGCTCGGCAGCGCTGCTCCTGGCTTAGGAGTCCGTTGCCGTCTCTGACCTGGCGCTCGCTCGAGACGCGGACGTAGATGACGCTGGGGGGTGCGGTGAGCATGTTACATGATTATCTGAGTCGCGCTTGTCGGAGTCCGGGGAAAGCTCGTGGAAGTAGCCGTCGAGGATCTGCCCGACCAGTCCGATGAGATCGGCGATGTGCTCCTCCCGTTGATCCACGGGCATGCCCATTCGGGAGAGCCAGGGGTCGCAGCGCGCGGCCAGGTCATTGTAGCGCTCAGGCAGTTTCATGCCTTCAGGCTGGCAGGTCCTTCCGGAGCCGCCAAGCAGCGGTGCGCGGCTGCAATCATCAGGGAACCTCCGTGTCGCATCGCCTGGTCTGACGCGGCGGCGTTGGACATCCGACTTTCGCATTTCCGTTCACGACTGTCAATAGGCGCCCACCGACTGACGTTGCGCGGGGCGTCTCCGCCGCTGAGCCGCCTGCACGCATGCGCCCGCTTCCCCCTCCGGCCGGATCGCGGAACCCGCCGCGGGGTGACGGTCTGCCCCCGGGGCGGTTGCATCGCCGCAACGCTCCTTGCAGGGGGAGATTAACTCACGCACGCTGGACATGTACAACAAACGAATTCCAGGAGGGGAATGCCAACAACCGTCAGCCGGAGGACCCACAACCGCATCGCCGCCATCATGCTGCACACAAGCAGGTACGCATTCGAGGGGCAGGCGCGCTTGGCGGCGGATGCCGGCATCTCCCGCTCGGCAGTCAGCCGAGTCCTGAGCGGATTCTCGGAACCGAGCGTGTATGTGCTGCTGGCGATCACTGGGGCGCTGGAGATAGAAACCGGCCGGCGGATCGACGTGCGCGACCTCATTTCCGCCGACGGCACCTACCCCACCCCCTTCGTCTGCGACGTGGTCGGCTGCATGGGCTGCCTTCCGGAGCAGGCGCTGGACGAGCACGGGAACCGTCAGCCCGAGTATGCGGGCGTCAAGCCGGGCCAGTGGGTCGGTGACAACCTGGTCGTGAAGGAGGACGAATGACGCCGTTCAGGCCGGTAGCCGCGCCGGACCCCCTGGGTGGGGAAATCCTTAGCCGCTTGTCCCGGCTCAGCTACCGCGCCCTCGAGGAGTGCATCGCCCAACTCATCGGCCGACTCGGCTTCCAAGACACCACGGTGCTCGGCCGCGCCCACCTCCGCCAGAGGACAAGCCACGGAGGGTACGACCTGCGGGCGGCCCACCGCACCGGCATCACGACGGCGCTCACGGTTATCCAGCTCAAGCAGTACGAGCGTCCGGTCGGCCGGCGGTTCGTGGACGAATTGCGCGGCGCGATGTTGCGGGCGAACGCCGCCCAGGGGATCCTCGTCTCACTCTCTTCCTTTTCACAGACGGCAGTTCGGGCGGCTTCCGCCGCCAACGCCGTCCCGGTCCGCCTGATCGGCGGTGAAGAACTGGCCACACTGCTGGCCCGGCACGGGGTAGGCCTGCTTGACACCAACGGCGGAGGCCATCGCCTAGACGAGCTCTACTTCGCGGGCCTGGATGACCTGTACCCCCCAAAAGCAGAACGGCGGTCCGGTGTCACCGTGGCCGCCGCTGTCCGCAGTGCGACCGGAGCGCGCCCCAACTTAGCCGCGAGAAATGGCGGTGAGATGATGTTCCGCACGCATGCCATGCTAGCCGTTAGCTCTCTCTGGTTGATGCAGGTCGTTCCGCCGGGGATCGGGCCAGCGACGGCCGGTACGGTTTCCGTCACTGCGGTCTTCGGTGCGATGCTGCCGGATTTGGACGCGTCCGAGTCGGTAATCCGGTCGATCGGAATCGGAGGGGTCAGGCCGTTCGACCCGATGGGCTACGCCGCCCACTCGGCTTGGGGCCACCGCGGCCCCCTCCACTCCACCTACGGCCTCGCGGCGATTCTCGTCGCCGGCTTATTGGCGGTTCCGTGGTGGGGCTGGCAGCCCTCGGCGGCGCTCTGGATCGGCTACGCGAGCCACCTCGCAGCCGATGCTTGCACTCGCTCGGGCATCCCCTTCCTGCCGTGGCGGAAGCGCCGCTTCCACCTGCTACCGAAGAACTTGCGGCTCCTTACCGGCTCCCAGGCCGAAGACCTACTCCTGGCGGTGCTGGCGGTAGCCGCAATGGCGCTTCTATTCTCAGTCGCTAGAAACTAACCGCCGCGGCCCCGTGCGATGTATGCGAAGCGCAGATCATTTATTCCCGTCGGCCCGGTCGCCTCCCCGCGACCCGCGTCACCCGTGGCCATGGTGCTAGGGGATCACGTTTGTGAGTGCGAAGGAGCCGCCCCCCGTATCGAGGGGCGGCTCCTTCCGGCCATCCGCGCCGG
Proteins encoded:
- a CDS encoding recombinase family protein; translated protein: MNHPAIPQGTVSDEELRRGYAAIYFEEVARRTRIGMAERAEAGLPNYRPPLGYRLAWEGGEPRVEVVEEAAAWVREAFRLAARGMTIRAILKELTTRGMRSARGKEMSPTALWKILRNPFYVGTIQHQGKLLPGGHEAIVGRELFDLVRRRSAR
- a CDS encoding radical SAM protein is translated as MVSLGPLSSKRYCTYSCPFCYVSSGFPSYVSMPTKEIVRWLRTKRTEFDIIYLSGDTDSLAPPRQSEGLRLLEALSEFGVDLLFTTRAIISPEGLKRLEALREQLAAGGKLLFGCVSVAQWTVPHVEPRPIPLPQLRLDQLRHFRDIGLVSVLAMRPFLPNVPRSDYSAILDNSHAFVDVVLGEVWYVDEDLNILRRTLGESGDSEFELASHSMDFDGNDKKWLVYHARDTESLVASACRRFRLPFFMRSAPAINWARSRRSKTADGAYSSAEWKDGAGGSTG
- a CDS encoding SUMF1/EgtB/PvdO family nonheme iron enzyme; amino-acid sequence: MRIYICYTQEDLKQAQLIHNDLAQLAQKVFFDKESIPTGEDWERLLIKELKSSDAVVVLWSAAAARSPWVMRELSSAITLQKRIVTCMLDDQDLSPLIQDKQALRWDSSQTSLDKLRISLGLSTVASNEQKGPQSLAESQSAYRERIVRDFGTLRPLGRADDAPIQDLYLPMYLRPMGEQFGVDARIPAGELLAHGDTRAVILGRPGTGKSTTLRFFAYDAAKRGDLMPVYIRIAELLSTSDSLIDYVTSQLKGLLGRRAAEFIAESDHYCRHTTLLLLDGLDEISEPDRDGFRKRLSSFRTAQPDCRIVITSRYAGFEASEFGGYDLYELLELSPSDVELYVHHVADPEVCEQALRTIFNDSRLSSLASTPFLLAMMCAIPDLLGNRAIQRASLFRRCTRYLLKDFDWQDPQLGRPRTTQTEWKVLERALQAIAVRFFKLDVKEAFREEEILFLLRSVVDSMDGINPRDVLDKIIRYTGLLQRQGASIEFVHRSIWEFYVAEGMRDEVIENLVNRATIPIWEEPIRLYVGLTPEAELPDLLRRLWEQNKGLALRSMMELTVFPETILSELVNGLKRDDRVRLIAELEDSLAAIPSPLDKVRTLLDTSGALLKVERDCEVIYGCVILLERFAELYNSAECRDAVAEVLGLVEAPQRLTDYLSRPDLRLEFVQIPAGEFPMGCDDEGRTPDEKPEHQVRVSAFQISKYQVTNKLYYDGFPYATNRRDIRSDQDEQPVIFVTWFEAYVFARWLGCELPTEAEWEYACRASGRDDEQLFDYDRIPEYAWYAENSQRSTQAVGRLRPNSVGVFDMLGNVREWCYDWFDADFYQRCAEQGIVEDPVGPRDGTRKSLRGGCFDWNVANLVPTYRNYNPPDNSYYANGFRIVIRNPRTGGVATMDQRK
- a CDS encoding Gfo/Idh/MocA family oxidoreductase: MNVRIGIIGTGVGLRTLLPGFRTVRGCTVVALVGSSAKRGEELAREHNIPRAYADYHDLVDAEDVDLVCVATPNPRHYEEVKYALRQGKHVIAEKPLAMTLGETEDLRDLASSVDSIAIVDHQLRFNPYLAEIRNVISEGRLGRVYYVRIHQQSTGFSDPKARWNWSFDAAMGGGVRLAMGSHLVDLVSYWLGTSDFNTVSGTMDVVFPSRVDFEGAERTVEASSYFGAVLSGVNGLTVHLAATAAAFSGARFDVSIYGTDGEIQFDLSGKLRGSFTSNRGNLSIIPVLGATEDDRDNKVSIFKGSFVYLAPLLIRAIAEKDRTLLASAASFDDAVHTQRVLDCIRASASEGRTMQTADRYFCNVHEQ
- a CDS encoding recombinase family protein, with amino-acid sequence MLTAPPSVIYVRVSSERQVRDGNGLLSQEQRCRAYSQARGYRVDDVFRDEGVSGALLDRPGIQELLAYLRSHRGAGEVVVVVDDISRIARDVSTHIQLRAAIKACGGRLESPSFKFEENAMGEMVETIFAAVAQYGRTGNREQVINRQRARLEGGFWVFPAPPGYLYVKHPDHKKLLVPDPARAELVRAALEGFATYRFLSKRDIMVFFKENGYYPSVGRAFASKYEMAVGRVLESRWFYAGYIEYRPWAIARRKGRHEPLINAATAYRIEDRLSGRPEQPLARADSDDRLVLRNFVRCAGCGRPLTASVVKGKYPCYHCYNQGNCARYGHRIKERVLHADFGTLLEGLAVRDEEIHVMEEVTTEIWTERLAEWKAGAGNVADRLGDLDDQVGKLARRIGQITDDELVSAYEQEIVRLRKERAALERERHQAGERPPDYTAAFARVGTLLQDPFAAWEMGSGQQKRTVCHMVFAVPPAYDRESGFGTINLTVPYLVSRQLADPNSKMVDLPRETWGLFIDTVLEWSVRLKRLSWDMAGM
- a CDS encoding helix-turn-helix transcriptional regulator, which encodes MPTTVSRRTHNRIAAIMLHTSRYAFEGQARLAADAGISRSAVSRVLSGFSEPSVYVLLAITGALEIETGRRIDVRDLISADGTYPTPFVCDVVGCMGCLPEQALDEHGNRQPEYAGVKPGQWVGDNLVVKEDE
- a CDS encoding restriction endonuclease; the encoded protein is MTPFRPVAAPDPLGGEILSRLSRLSYRALEECIAQLIGRLGFQDTTVLGRAHLRQRTSHGGYDLRAAHRTGITTALTVIQLKQYERPVGRRFVDELRGAMLRANAAQGILVSLSSFSQTAVRAASAANAVPVRLIGGEELATLLARHGVGLLDTNGGGHRLDELYFAGLDDLYPPKAERRSGVTVAAAVRSATGARPNLAARNGGEMMFRTHAMLAVSSLWLMQVVPPGIGPATAGTVSVTAVFGAMLPDLDASESVIRSIGIGGVRPFDPMGYAAHSAWGHRGPLHSTYGLAAILVAGLLAVPWWGWQPSAALWIGYASHLAADACTRSGIPFLPWRKRRFHLLPKNLRLLTGSQAEDLLLAVLAVAAMALLFSVARN